From the Pseudomonas baltica genome, one window contains:
- a CDS encoding DUF6543 domain-containing protein, producing MSATGPLEQLEALDQALHAQWASTQSLSKLVAKRIADRLPRLDTTTLHIGLRTLPEAVIARLNGELQDDATILQADGTPLPEPSHQHLLDGIRQLAGQLPFTAVDHAVGFWKTARWPGTQLTALQGLAAELQQRWRVQLELRREDHTLEPDSIALMHRALAGTTDGVWIKQLHLTTETELSGTQLCGPEQSSLALPGIFVIGDDSAPAILLHSLAFGFERFASLARLEREFSERLDDPRQGGALLAPLTTAQRHQAYQADALTFETLQGALAITIARDLREWHLRQLRQAWDNRPSNADLATLEQHLNKSSDLAQLLHRRGALQTRYALLLARHMLPWFKNTAEAHKIDAMQAIRELILAMTLARTPALPSVNRFSQRKELLRYAATQLRQRIRIELAIDVDPHHVMIATTKAVRTGALLHPLQPSSYIAGVLRDKTGESVSLITHRRSLAVLALENVSLLDLDFILTARVTIDGAPAPRGLTAGRVKTLVRQLSLGSTYAEFLEQRLLRDSDAQWRRERYRHLALARMRYEAYKGNASGRFLAHPQQRGFAWACAVLNHPVAHQRQSLQRSEQLAVNQLLVQEATLNGVLVITATQPHAPSNVVVYTPAAPDRRSWREFASRAEFLRAFASTPILLDYLVNRASLGEQARVRRTLSNTSGGANVRLAAIDGDFIERCYDAEVRQVLADVRAQAISTLRLEATAFTQAGLSVLEMMASLAPAPVPLQVALARALGTLWEGLENRHDRDIALQHFMSSITYLGDVGISLAGSPTFARSFRNLPLQPPSVLNSVMAVPRENTRLRYRIDGIYREGVYETLGEDGAAAEYLIEDRAGRRYKIEFDGDYWHIIDARNPEANHPPQVRKNAAGHYEIVSDLYWQGTQPDLRRLLTEARLQPAPEGLNVNRRGMATRDHQRFVQLGERFYEVRKSLVRGRYRLLLAQSGDVLRPATVLLRRDPNDRRWQIMVKQTGISSPWLELP from the coding sequence ATGAGCGCCACCGGCCCCCTGGAACAACTCGAAGCCCTGGATCAAGCGCTGCATGCCCAGTGGGCAAGCACCCAGTCCCTGAGCAAGCTCGTTGCCAAACGCATCGCCGACCGGCTGCCGAGGCTGGATACCACCACGCTGCACATCGGCCTGCGGACCCTGCCCGAGGCGGTGATCGCCCGACTCAATGGCGAGCTGCAAGACGATGCGACGATCCTGCAGGCTGACGGCACCCCATTACCCGAACCCAGTCACCAACACCTGCTCGACGGTATCAGGCAATTGGCCGGCCAACTGCCGTTCACTGCCGTGGACCATGCCGTCGGCTTCTGGAAAACCGCGCGCTGGCCAGGCACGCAGTTGACCGCACTGCAAGGCCTGGCTGCGGAGCTGCAACAGCGTTGGCGCGTGCAACTGGAACTGCGCCGTGAAGATCACACCCTGGAACCCGACAGCATCGCGCTGATGCACCGGGCGCTGGCAGGCACTACCGATGGCGTTTGGATCAAACAACTGCACCTGACGACCGAGACTGAGCTATCCGGGACACAGCTCTGCGGGCCTGAGCAATCGAGCCTGGCCCTGCCGGGGATCTTCGTCATCGGTGACGACAGCGCCCCGGCCATCTTGCTGCACAGCCTGGCGTTCGGCTTCGAACGCTTCGCGTCCTTGGCCCGCCTCGAACGCGAGTTCAGCGAACGCCTGGACGACCCACGTCAAGGCGGCGCCCTGCTGGCGCCGTTGACCACCGCCCAACGTCACCAGGCCTATCAGGCCGATGCCCTGACGTTCGAAACTCTCCAGGGCGCACTGGCCATAACCATCGCCCGCGACCTGCGCGAATGGCATCTGCGCCAACTGCGTCAGGCCTGGGATAATCGGCCGTCGAACGCCGACCTGGCGACCCTCGAACAGCACCTCAATAAAAGCTCGGACCTGGCGCAGCTGCTGCATCGCCGTGGCGCACTGCAAACGCGCTATGCCTTGTTGCTGGCCCGGCACATGCTCCCCTGGTTCAAGAACACCGCCGAAGCGCACAAGATCGATGCCATGCAGGCCATTCGCGAGTTGATCCTGGCCATGACCCTGGCGCGCACCCCGGCACTGCCCAGCGTCAATCGGTTCAGCCAGCGCAAAGAATTGCTGCGCTACGCCGCTACCCAACTGCGCCAACGCATCCGTATCGAATTGGCTATCGACGTCGACCCCCATCATGTGATGATCGCCACCACCAAAGCGGTGCGTACCGGCGCCCTCCTGCATCCACTGCAACCCAGTAGCTACATCGCCGGCGTACTGCGAGACAAGACAGGAGAGTCGGTCAGCCTCATCACGCACCGCCGCAGCCTGGCGGTCCTGGCGCTCGAGAATGTCAGCCTGCTCGACCTTGATTTTATCCTGACGGCGCGGGTCACCATCGACGGCGCACCCGCCCCGCGCGGGCTGACCGCTGGCCGGGTGAAAACCCTCGTGCGCCAGCTCAGCCTGGGCAGTACCTACGCGGAGTTTCTGGAGCAACGGCTGCTGCGTGACAGCGATGCGCAATGGCGGCGCGAGCGCTACCGTCATCTGGCCCTGGCGCGCATGCGCTATGAAGCCTACAAGGGCAATGCCAGCGGGCGATTTCTCGCCCATCCACAGCAACGGGGCTTCGCCTGGGCCTGCGCCGTGCTGAATCACCCGGTTGCCCACCAACGCCAGTCGCTGCAACGGTCCGAGCAACTGGCGGTCAATCAACTGCTGGTTCAAGAGGCAACCCTCAACGGGGTGCTGGTCATCACCGCGACGCAGCCGCATGCGCCGTCCAATGTCGTGGTCTACACGCCTGCCGCTCCCGATCGGCGCAGTTGGCGCGAGTTCGCCAGCCGTGCGGAATTTTTACGCGCGTTCGCCAGCACGCCGATCCTGCTGGATTATCTGGTCAACAGGGCCAGCCTGGGCGAGCAAGCACGAGTCAGACGAACCCTGAGCAATACCAGCGGGGGCGCCAACGTGAGATTGGCCGCCATCGATGGCGACTTCATCGAGCGCTGCTATGACGCTGAAGTCCGGCAGGTGCTCGCCGATGTCCGGGCCCAGGCCATCAGCACCCTGAGACTGGAGGCCACCGCCTTTACCCAGGCCGGGCTCTCGGTCCTCGAGATGATGGCCAGCCTGGCCCCGGCGCCGGTACCGCTGCAAGTGGCACTGGCGCGGGCGCTTGGCACCCTGTGGGAGGGCCTGGAGAACCGCCACGATCGCGATATCGCCCTGCAGCACTTCATGAGCAGCATCACTTATCTGGGCGATGTCGGCATCAGCCTGGCGGGCTCACCCACATTTGCCAGGTCCTTCCGCAATCTGCCATTGCAACCGCCTTCGGTGCTCAACAGCGTCATGGCCGTGCCGCGGGAAAATACCCGTCTGCGTTACCGCATCGACGGCATCTATCGCGAGGGGGTGTATGAAACCCTCGGCGAAGACGGTGCCGCTGCCGAATACCTGATAGAAGACCGCGCCGGGCGGCGCTACAAGATCGAATTCGACGGCGACTACTGGCACATCATCGATGCCCGGAACCCCGAAGCGAATCATCCCCCGCAAGTGCGCAAGAACGCGGCAGGCCACTACGAAATCGTCTCGGATCTGTATTGGCAAGGCACCCAGCCGGATCTGCGCAGACTACTCACCGAGGCGCGATTGCAACCCGCCCCCGAGGGTCTGAACGTCAATCGCCGGGGCATGGCAACACGGGACCATCAGCGATTCGTGCAACTGGGAGAGCGCTTCTACGAGGTGCGTAAAAGCCTGGTACGGGGGCGCTACCGACTGCTATTAGCGCAAAGCGGTGATGTATTGCGCCCCGCGACGGTGTTGTTGCGGCGCGACCCAAATGATCGACGCTGGCAGATCATGGTCAAGCAGACAGGCATCAGCAGTCCTTGGCTGGAGCTGCCGTGA
- a CDS encoding methionine ABC transporter permease: MSEFMLKALWKAFVDTLTMVGISGVLVWFAGIALAMVLITTARGAIFEAPTLNRVLGGIVNGFRATPFIILLVALIPLTRLLTGTTIGVWAAVVPITLSATPFFARIAEVSLREVGGGVIEAAQALGCERRHIIFNVLLPEALPGIIGGFTITLVAMIGASAMAGAIGAGGLGDLAIRYGYQRYDTQVMLCVIAMLIVLVCGIQYLGDRYVQHLRAR; this comes from the coding sequence ATGTCTGAATTCATGCTTAAAGCGTTGTGGAAGGCCTTTGTCGATACCCTGACCATGGTCGGTATCTCCGGCGTACTGGTGTGGTTCGCCGGCATTGCCTTGGCCATGGTGCTGATCACCACGGCCCGCGGGGCGATCTTCGAGGCACCGACCCTCAACCGGGTACTGGGCGGCATCGTCAACGGCTTTCGGGCCACGCCGTTCATCATCTTGCTGGTGGCGCTGATCCCGCTGACACGCTTGTTGACGGGCACCACCATTGGAGTCTGGGCGGCGGTGGTGCCTATCACCCTGAGCGCCACGCCATTTTTCGCGCGCATCGCCGAAGTCAGCTTGCGTGAAGTGGGCGGTGGGGTGATCGAGGCAGCCCAGGCCTTGGGATGCGAGCGCCGACATATCATCTTCAATGTGCTGCTGCCCGAAGCGTTGCCGGGCATCATTGGCGGCTTCACGATCACCTTGGTGGCGATGATCGGCGCCTCGGCCATGGCCGGTGCCATTGGTGCGGGTGGTTTGGGCGATCTGGCGATTCGCTACGGCTATCAACGCTATGACACCCAGGTGATGCTGTGCGTGATCGCCATGCTGATCGTGCTGGTGTGCGGGATTCAGTATTTGGGCGATCGCTATGTGCAGCATTTGCGGGCGCGGTGA
- a CDS encoding ATP-binding cassette domain-containing protein yields MSQVVPLRPLTLVAEPVPDAAQVHVQITQLGKTYQAGSGAVTALTGVDLSIRRGAIFGVIGRSGAGKSSLIRMLNRLEEPTEGSVSIDGVDIGTLHGKELVALRRRIGMIFQHFNLLSSQTVLENLALPLKAAGIGRAVIEQRARELLALVGLEGKEKVYPSRLSGGQKQRVGIARALMLEPQILLCDEATSALDPETTQSVLALLKEINQRLGLTLVLITHEMAVIRQICDHVVVLEQGRVVEQGPVWKIFGQPQAEATRALLAPLSTQLPSDLAARLQASDGSGATVLELIFDGQSAREPDVFAIGQALGGQVELLHGGIDRIQGRAQGRLLISTVAPASRVAAFLEKTGLFSSAKVIGHV; encoded by the coding sequence ATGAGCCAGGTGGTGCCACTGCGTCCATTGACGCTTGTGGCTGAGCCGGTGCCGGACGCCGCTCAGGTGCATGTGCAGATCACCCAGCTGGGCAAGACCTATCAGGCCGGCAGCGGCGCGGTCACAGCCCTGACCGGGGTTGACCTGAGCATTCGACGCGGGGCGATCTTCGGTGTTATCGGCCGCAGCGGCGCCGGCAAGTCGAGCCTGATTCGCATGCTCAATCGCCTGGAGGAGCCGACCGAGGGCAGCGTCAGCATCGACGGTGTCGACATCGGCACTTTGCACGGCAAGGAGCTGGTGGCGTTGCGCCGGCGCATCGGGATGATCTTCCAGCACTTCAATCTGCTCTCTTCGCAGACTGTGCTGGAAAACCTCGCGCTGCCACTCAAAGCCGCGGGCATCGGCCGCGCGGTGATCGAACAACGCGCTCGCGAACTGCTGGCGCTGGTCGGCCTGGAGGGCAAGGAGAAGGTCTACCCATCGCGGTTGTCCGGCGGCCAGAAGCAGCGCGTGGGCATTGCCCGGGCGCTGATGCTCGAACCGCAGATCCTTTTGTGCGACGAGGCCACCAGCGCGCTGGACCCGGAGACCACCCAATCAGTGCTCGCGCTGCTCAAGGAAATCAACCAGCGCCTGGGCCTGACCCTGGTGCTGATCACCCACGAGATGGCGGTCATCCGGCAGATCTGCGACCACGTCGTGGTGCTGGAGCAGGGCCGCGTGGTGGAGCAGGGCCCGGTGTGGAAGATCTTCGGCCAACCTCAGGCCGAAGCCACCCGAGCGTTGCTGGCGCCACTGTCAACACAATTGCCAAGCGACCTGGCGGCGCGTTTGCAGGCCAGCGATGGCAGCGGTGCGACCGTGCTGGAGCTGATCTTCGATGGCCAGAGTGCGCGCGAACCTGATGTGTTCGCCATCGGCCAGGCACTGGGTGGCCAGGTCGAGTTGCTGCATGGCGGTATCGATCGGATCCAGGGCCGCGCGCAGGGACGGTTGCTGATTTCTACCGTGGCGCCGGCCAGCCGTGTCGCGGCCTTTCTGGAAAAAACCGGGCTGTTCAGCAGCGCCAAGGTGATCGGTCATGTCTGA
- a CDS encoding MetQ/NlpA family ABC transporter substrate-binding protein, with product MSIRSVLRHSLLFSVLLTPLASFAAQPTQHIRIGINDSPQNVALEVAAKRAAAKGLDVELVSFSDWNTPNIALNNGDIDVNYFQHQPFLDNANKQNGFDLVPIGLGVENRVGLYSNKVKSFDEVKDGDTVAVADDPVNQGRGLHLYEQAGLITLRADAGPKAGLQDITGNPRHLKFIELPGPQLARVVDDVTIAQSYPSHMLAAGKDPNNALLFSQNAPGDHLYALRFVVARKNLDNPAIKEFVQIFQNDPEVRAAIEKSYGNPKLYSLGWLDDAKEASR from the coding sequence GTGTCGATCAGGTCCGTTTTGCGTCACTCTCTGTTGTTTTCCGTGTTGCTGACACCGCTGGCGAGCTTCGCCGCCCAGCCCACTCAGCACATCCGTATCGGCATCAACGACAGCCCGCAGAACGTCGCGCTCGAGGTGGCCGCCAAGCGCGCCGCTGCCAAGGGCCTTGACGTTGAACTGGTGTCGTTCAGCGACTGGAACACGCCGAACATCGCGCTCAACAACGGTGATATCGACGTCAACTACTTCCAGCATCAACCCTTTCTGGATAACGCCAACAAGCAGAACGGCTTCGATCTTGTGCCGATCGGCCTGGGCGTGGAAAACCGCGTCGGGCTGTACTCCAACAAGGTCAAATCTTTCGACGAGGTCAAGGATGGCGACACCGTTGCAGTGGCCGACGATCCAGTCAATCAGGGCCGGGGCCTGCACCTGTACGAGCAGGCCGGCTTGATCACCCTGCGCGCCGATGCCGGGCCTAAAGCAGGTCTGCAAGACATCACCGGCAATCCCAGACACCTGAAATTCATCGAGCTGCCCGGCCCGCAACTGGCACGCGTGGTGGATGACGTCACCATCGCTCAGAGCTATCCGTCGCACATGCTGGCCGCCGGCAAGGACCCGAACAACGCATTGCTGTTCAGCCAGAACGCTCCGGGCGATCACCTGTATGCACTGCGTTTCGTAGTAGCACGCAAGAACCTCGATAACCCGGCCATCAAGGAGTTTGTGCAGATTTTCCAGAACGACCCTGAAGTGCGCGCGGCCATCGAAAAGTCCTACGGCAACCCGAAACTCTACTCGCTGGGCTGGCTCGATGATGCCAAAGAGGCTTCGCGATGA
- a CDS encoding ABC transporter permease, translating into MKQLLRNLARQPSAWVGGIMLLLVAGAALSASLWFPGDPLEMVGAPYLAPGEDGDLPLGTDLMGRDLLAGLLHGAQVSLLVGGVAALIALSIGIVIGALAGFYRGKVDAALMRITEFFQTIPAFLLAIILVAVLQPSLATLVFALGVTSWTGIARLTRGEFLVLREREFVRAAEALGASPLRLMVLEILPNALTPIIVSTALLVANAILSEAGLAFLGLGDPNHVSWGSMVGVGREALRTAPYMTALPGAAIMLTVLALNLLGDALNTALNPKLARQRGAALV; encoded by the coding sequence ATGAAACAGCTGTTACGCAATCTGGCACGGCAACCCTCGGCCTGGGTCGGCGGGATCATGTTGCTGCTGGTCGCAGGCGCCGCGCTGAGCGCGAGCCTGTGGTTCCCCGGCGATCCGCTCGAGATGGTCGGGGCGCCGTATCTTGCACCGGGGGAGGACGGCGATTTGCCGCTCGGCACCGACCTCATGGGTCGTGACCTGCTGGCCGGGCTGTTGCACGGCGCGCAGGTGTCGTTGCTGGTGGGCGGGGTGGCGGCCTTGATCGCCTTGAGCATCGGTATCGTGATCGGTGCCTTGGCCGGTTTCTATCGCGGCAAGGTGGATGCAGCGCTGATGCGCATCACCGAGTTTTTCCAGACCATCCCGGCGTTTTTGCTGGCGATCATCCTGGTGGCGGTGCTGCAACCGTCGTTGGCAACCCTGGTGTTCGCCTTGGGCGTGACGTCCTGGACGGGCATCGCGCGCCTGACCCGTGGCGAGTTCCTGGTGTTGCGCGAGCGCGAGTTCGTGCGCGCCGCCGAGGCGCTCGGGGCATCGCCGTTGCGCTTGATGGTGCTGGAGATTCTGCCTAACGCGCTGACGCCGATCATCGTCAGCACCGCGCTGCTGGTGGCCAACGCGATATTGTCCGAGGCGGGTCTGGCGTTTCTGGGGTTGGGCGATCCTAACCATGTGAGCTGGGGAAGCATGGTTGGTGTGGGGCGCGAGGCGTTGCGTACCGCGCCTTATATGACCGCGTTGCCTGGGGCGGCGATCATGCTCACGGTACTGGCGTTGAATCTGCTTGGCGATGCGCTCAATACCGCGCTCAATCCCAAGCTCGCCCGGCAGCGCGGCGCGGCATTGGTTTGA
- a CDS encoding ABC transporter permease yields the protein MLNLVLRRLPLIVLTVLATAVLNFFLLKAVPGDLVDVIAVQSGSATPEYMAQLRAAYGLDSGLLTQLGHYLWQLAHLDLGHSFRYNESVLGLILGRLPATLALVGAALTLAVVFGVLFGIASAQRPHGWLDTVLSSLSTLGYSAPMFWTALMLIVLFGVQLDWLPVSGIEEIGVDRHGAALWLDRARHLVLPASTLALYYLAVFARLSRASMIETLQEDFIRTARAKGNRGPRIVWRHALRNAMLPVVTMFGLQSSALLGGSIVVESVFAWPGLGQLSFDAITNRDLNVLLGILLFSAVLVVLLNLLVDLLYRVLDPRVRHEP from the coding sequence ATGCTGAACCTGGTATTGCGCCGCCTGCCGTTGATCGTGTTGACGGTGTTGGCCACGGCGGTGCTGAATTTCTTTCTGCTCAAGGCCGTGCCCGGCGATCTGGTGGATGTCATCGCCGTGCAGAGCGGCTCGGCCACCCCTGAATACATGGCGCAACTGCGCGCCGCCTATGGGCTGGACAGCGGTCTGCTGACCCAGCTGGGGCACTATCTGTGGCAACTGGCGCACCTGGATCTCGGCCATTCGTTTCGCTACAACGAATCGGTGCTAGGCCTGATCCTCGGGCGCTTGCCGGCGACCCTGGCGCTGGTGGGCGCGGCGCTGACCTTGGCGGTGGTCTTCGGGGTGCTGTTCGGTATCGCCTCGGCGCAGCGCCCCCATGGCTGGCTCGACACTGTGTTGTCGAGCCTGTCGACCCTGGGCTACAGCGCGCCGATGTTCTGGACTGCGCTGATGCTCATCGTGCTGTTCGGCGTGCAGCTGGACTGGCTGCCGGTCTCGGGCATCGAGGAAATCGGCGTCGACCGCCACGGTGCGGCGCTGTGGCTGGACCGCGCGCGGCACCTGGTACTGCCGGCGTCGACCCTGGCGTTGTATTACCTGGCGGTGTTTGCGCGGCTGTCGCGGGCTTCGATGATCGAGACCCTGCAAGAGGATTTCATCCGCACCGCACGCGCCAAGGGCAACCGTGGCCCGCGGATCGTCTGGCGGCATGCCCTGCGCAACGCCATGCTGCCGGTGGTGACCATGTTCGGCTTGCAGAGCAGTGCCTTGCTCGGTGGCAGTATCGTGGTCGAAAGCGTATTCGCCTGGCCGGGGCTGGGGCAGTTGTCGTTCGATGCCATTACCAATCGCGACCTCAATGTGCTGCTCGGCATCCTGCTGTTCAGTGCGGTGCTGGTGGTGCTGTTGAATCTGCTGGTCGACCTGCTGTATCGCGTGCTCGATCCACGAGTGAGGCATGAGCCATGA
- a CDS encoding ABC transporter substrate-binding protein codes for MHDLSLVPRRAFAMVANAVLAGSLLLSATAFAADTAPANGNAAASEQGAQRGGVLKAVIQPEPPTLAFFINTATPTRAVASKIFDGLFDYGPDLKPRPQLAQSLDISPDGLTVTFKLRPNVQWHDGQAFTAADVKFSAEVIWKKYAPTARRIFQNLTSVDTPDDLTVVLHLSKPAPVLVNALDVVSAPILPKHLYEGTDILNNPYNNKPVGTGPFVFKEWQRGSFISLTRNEHYWEAGKPYLDGIVWKIIPDVAGRATAFETGDVQYGERNPVTFADAKRLAKLPDLEVSTDGYNGFASWFWLMPNLRDPILGKLQVRQAIAHAIDRQALVKTVWNGYAVPATGPVSSLLKGFYDKDTQQYNYDPAEAERLLDAAGFPRQADGWRFKLNHDYIPYGDDYKRTGEFVRQALRKVGIDVTLRSLDLATWTKNVFTDYNFQLVSSWGANWQDPQLGVEQHFWSRSESKGTPWLNATGYANPEMDAALEDAQTQLDPAKRVLDYNKVQELAQRDLSQIVQFEFRWFGIWDRQLRNVTDTYDHSQSNFAHVWLAPKAGAQ; via the coding sequence ATGCACGACCTTTCATTGGTGCCCCGCCGCGCATTCGCGATGGTGGCCAACGCGGTGCTGGCTGGCAGCTTGTTGTTGAGTGCCACGGCATTTGCCGCCGACACTGCGCCCGCTAACGGCAACGCTGCGGCCAGCGAGCAGGGCGCCCAGCGCGGCGGCGTGCTCAAGGCGGTGATCCAGCCCGAGCCGCCGACCCTGGCGTTTTTCATCAATACCGCCACGCCGACCCGCGCCGTGGCGAGCAAGATCTTCGACGGCCTGTTCGACTACGGGCCGGACTTGAAGCCGCGTCCACAACTGGCCCAGAGCCTGGACATCTCCCCTGACGGCCTGACTGTTACCTTCAAGCTGCGGCCCAATGTGCAATGGCATGACGGCCAGGCGTTCACCGCCGCCGACGTCAAGTTCAGTGCTGAAGTGATCTGGAAAAAATACGCTCCCACCGCGCGGCGGATCTTCCAGAACCTGACGTCGGTAGATACCCCGGACGACCTCACCGTGGTCCTGCACCTGTCCAAGCCGGCGCCGGTGCTGGTCAACGCCCTGGACGTGGTCAGCGCGCCGATTCTGCCCAAACACCTGTACGAAGGCACCGACATCCTCAACAACCCGTACAACAACAAGCCGGTGGGTACCGGGCCGTTCGTGTTCAAGGAATGGCAGCGCGGCAGCTTTATCAGCCTGACCCGCAACGAGCACTACTGGGAAGCCGGCAAGCCGTATCTGGACGGTATCGTGTGGAAGATCATCCCCGATGTCGCCGGCCGCGCCACCGCGTTCGAAACCGGCGACGTGCAATACGGCGAGCGCAACCCGGTAACCTTCGCCGACGCCAAGCGCCTGGCCAAGCTGCCTGATCTGGAAGTTTCCACCGACGGCTACAACGGCTTCGCCTCGTGGTTCTGGTTGATGCCCAACCTGCGCGATCCGATCCTCGGCAAGCTGCAGGTGCGTCAGGCCATCGCCCACGCGATCGACCGCCAGGCACTGGTCAAGACCGTGTGGAATGGCTATGCGGTACCTGCCACCGGGCCGGTGTCGTCGTTGCTCAAGGGGTTTTATGACAAGGACACCCAGCAGTACAACTACGACCCTGCCGAGGCCGAACGGCTGCTCGATGCGGCGGGCTTCCCACGGCAGGCCGACGGCTGGCGGTTCAAGCTCAACCACGACTACATCCCTTATGGCGATGACTACAAGCGCACCGGCGAGTTTGTCCGCCAGGCACTGCGCAAGGTCGGTATCGACGTGACCCTGCGCAGCCTCGACCTGGCCACCTGGACCAAGAACGTGTTCACCGATTACAACTTCCAGCTGGTCAGCTCCTGGGGCGCCAACTGGCAGGATCCGCAACTGGGTGTCGAGCAGCATTTCTGGTCCAGGTCCGAGAGCAAAGGCACCCCGTGGTTGAACGCCACCGGCTACGCCAACCCGGAGATGGACGCGGCTCTGGAAGATGCCCAGACCCAGCTCGATCCGGCCAAGCGCGTGCTCGACTACAACAAGGTGCAGGAGCTGGCGCAGCGTGATCTGTCGCAGATCGTGCAGTTCGAGTTCCGGTGGTTCGGCATCTGGGATCGCCAGTTGCGCAACGTCACCGACACCTACGATCACTCGCAAAGCAACTTCGCCCACGTCTGGCTCGCTCCCAAGGCCGGCGCCCAGTAA
- a CDS encoding ABC transporter ATP-binding protein: MTALLDVRGLQVSFAGQAVVRDLDFTLEAGQTLALVGESGCGKSSTAMALMRLLPKYAEVKGQLLFEGRELLGLSDKHMSQLRGDALSMIFQEPMTSLNPLQSIGQQVAETLVLHRGMTHQAALAEALTLLDRVKLPEAHKRLLDYPHQLSGGQRQRVMIAAAIACKPRLLIADEPTTALDVTLQAQILALLDELRAELGMGLLLITHDLGVVGQWADRVVVMHGGRKVEQASTERLFAAHPQPPLHPYAAGLLQASMHDGGKGHYRDNRLSEIRVREDAQGQVLFQGFTPEPVQLLPIGRQPLLQVRDLKVHYSAPHGQRVEAVRGVSFEVRGGQTVGLVGESGCGKSSLSRAIMRLVDSAGGQIVLDGEDITALHGRALKPFRRRVQMVFQDPYASLNPRQTVATLLDTALRIHAVGDRRERQQRAARMLDAVGLPSSALARYPHEFSGGQRQRIGIARALLLEPQLLICDEPVSALDVSVQAQILNLLVELKAQFNLAYLFISHDLAVVRYFADQVLVMNAGRIVESGDHQQVWQHPQHPYTQSLIEAVPSCRPEASWQSLSRPAAVSAAQAL, from the coding sequence ATGACAGCGCTGCTGGATGTCCGCGGTCTGCAGGTCAGCTTCGCCGGCCAGGCCGTGGTCCGTGATCTGGACTTCACCCTCGAGGCTGGGCAGACCCTGGCGTTGGTGGGCGAATCCGGCTGCGGCAAGTCCAGCACCGCAATGGCGCTGATGCGCCTGCTGCCCAAATACGCCGAGGTCAAAGGGCAACTGCTGTTCGAGGGCCGCGAGCTGCTCGGCCTTTCGGACAAGCACATGAGCCAGTTGCGTGGCGATGCGCTGTCGATGATCTTTCAGGAGCCCATGACCTCGCTCAACCCGCTGCAGAGCATCGGCCAGCAGGTCGCCGAAACCTTGGTGCTGCATCGCGGCATGACCCACCAGGCAGCGCTGGCCGAGGCTCTGACCTTGCTTGATCGGGTCAAGCTGCCTGAAGCGCACAAGCGGTTGCTCGACTATCCCCATCAGCTGTCTGGCGGTCAGCGGCAACGGGTGATGATCGCCGCAGCCATCGCTTGCAAACCGCGCCTGCTGATCGCCGACGAGCCGACCACCGCCCTGGATGTCACCCTGCAAGCACAGATACTCGCTTTGCTTGATGAGCTGCGTGCCGAATTGGGCATGGGCCTGCTCCTCATCACCCACGACCTGGGCGTAGTGGGGCAGTGGGCCGACCGCGTGGTGGTCATGCACGGTGGGCGCAAGGTCGAGCAGGCCAGCACCGAGCGCTTGTTCGCGGCCCACCCGCAGCCGCCGTTGCACCCCTATGCCGCCGGTCTGTTGCAGGCGTCGATGCACGACGGCGGCAAGGGCCATTACCGCGACAACCGTCTGAGCGAGATCCGCGTGCGCGAAGATGCTCAAGGCCAGGTGCTGTTTCAGGGCTTCACCCCTGAGCCCGTACAGTTGTTGCCGATCGGCCGTCAGCCGTTGTTGCAGGTGCGCGACCTCAAGGTTCACTACAGCGCGCCCCATGGCCAGCGCGTCGAGGCGGTGCGCGGCGTCAGTTTCGAGGTGCGTGGCGGCCAGACCGTCGGGTTGGTAGGCGAGTCAGGGTGCGGCAAGTCGAGCCTGTCGCGGGCGATCATGCGCCTGGTGGACAGCGCCGGCGGGCAGATCGTGCTCGACGGCGAGGACATTACCGCGCTGCACGGGCGCGCGCTCAAGCCGTTCCGCCGCCGGGTGCAGATGGTCTTTCAGGACCCTTACGCTTCGCTCAACCCGCGCCAGACGGTGGCGACCTTGCTCGACACTGCGCTGCGCATCCATGCCGTGGGCGATCGCCGCGAACGCCAGCAACGCGCCGCTCGCATGCTCGATGCCGTCGGCCTGCCGAGCAGCGCCCTGGCGCGCTACCCCCATGAGTTCTCCGGCGGCCAGCGCCAGCGCATCGGCATCGCCCGGGCGCTGCTGCTGGAGCCGCAACTGTTGATCTGCGACGAGCCGGTGTCGGCGCTGGACGTCTCGGTGCAGGCACAGATCCTCAATCTGCTGGTCGAGCTCAAGGCGCAGTTCAACCTGGCCTACTTGTTCATTTCTCACGACCTGGCGGTGGTGCGCTACTTCGCCGATCAGGTGCTGGTGATGAACGCCGGGCGCATCGTCGAAAGCGGCGATCACCAGCAGGTCTGGCAGCACCCGCAACACCCGTATACCCAGAGCCTGATCGAGGCGGTGCCGAGCTGTCGGCCCGAGGCGAGCTGGCAATCCCTGTCCCGGCCCGCGGCAGTGTCCGCCGCTCAAGCGCTATAG